TAGACCCATGGACCATCTTGCGCTGCTGCAATCAATGAACCATTGGTGAAATAGTCTCCCGCAATGGGGCCAAGAATAAGACCGAGGACTAGTGGTGCCGCTGAAAAACCAAATCTTTCAAGTACGAACATACCAACACCCAACGCCAGCATGATGTGTACATCGCCCATCGATTGCTGCACGGAGTAAGAACCAAAAACGGCAAGCACCATCACGCCTGCGGCCATGATGGGAATGGGTGCCTTAGCAATACGTGCGGCCCATGCGGCGGTATAAATACCAAAAATCACCATCAAAACCTGACCAATCAACATGGAGTTGATGAAAGTCCAAACCACCTCTGGATGCTTCTCGAAGATATCTGAACCAGGGAAAATGCCATGGATCAACAAACCACCCAAGAGAACAGCAGCGGTTGGGCTTCCTGGGATCGAGAGTGTTAGTAAAGGAACAAGCGAGGGGCCGACCATCGCGTTGTTAGCCGATTCTGCAGCAATAAGGCCTTCTGGGTGACCTGTGCCAAATTTCTCTTTTTCAGGTGAAAACTTCCTAGACTGATCATAAGCAACAAGACCGGCAATCTGCCCACCGACACCTGGTATCAAACCAACAATAGAGCCGACGATTGTTCCGATGGTAAGAGGGCGCGGGGAACGCGTCATCTCACGCACTGAATCCATTACTGCATGCTTTGGAACTTTGATAGCCTCGACTTTCTCTTTATTGCGTCCCTTGGAAAGCATTTCCATCACTTGGGGAATAGCAAAAAGACCAATCAGGGCCGGTATAATATGAATGCCGCCGGTTAGTGCATCTGCGAATATGAAGCGCTCAGTTCCTTGAATTTCATCATAGCCGATCATTGAAAGCCAAAGACCGATGCAGCCGGACAACAATCCTTTTACAAAGGATTTTGAATCGAGCGAGCCGATCACGGTGACACCCAATATAGCAATCCAAAACAGATGCGACGGTCCAAATTTTAGTGCCCACTCGGCGAGCACAGGTGTTAGAAAGATTAACAGCAGAAC
This sequence is a window from Hyphomicrobiales bacterium. Protein-coding genes within it:
- a CDS encoding tripartite tricarboxylate transporter permease, whose protein sequence is MEFLGYFGGVFEPISLMLLLGGTIGGLILGATPGLSPTMAVALLIPFTFHLTPTQGLILLGAAYTSTVAGGAVSAILLKIPGAPANIATALDGNAMAKNNEGARALHLSFLSSGIGGVIGVLLLIFLTPVLAEWALKFGPSHLFWIAILGVTVIGSLDSKSFVKGLLSGCIGLWLSMIGYDEIQGTERFIFADALTGGIHIIPALIGLFAIPQVMEMLSKGRNKEKVEAIKVPKHAVMDSVREMTRSPRPLTIGTIVGSIVGLIPGVGGQIAGLVAYDQSRKFSPEKEKFGTGHPEGLIAAESANNAMVGPSLVPLLTLSIPGSPTAAVLLGGLLIHGIFPGSDIFEKHPEVVWTFINSMLIGQVLMVIFGIYTAAWAARIAKAPIPIMAAGVMVLAVFGSYSVQQSMGDVHIMLALGVGMFVLERFGFSAAPLVLGLILGPIAGDYFTNGSLIAAAQDGPWVYFFTGSLNIVLIGLVVASVAYSFWTNMLQGKQTQKQAVTMEGAE